Proteins encoded in a region of the Triticum dicoccoides isolate Atlit2015 ecotype Zavitan chromosome 3A, WEW_v2.0, whole genome shotgun sequence genome:
- the LOC119272776 gene encoding uncharacterized protein LOC119272776, whose translation MRQARVVQAPNADDVDPPIKATKQQQAFYDIIRCFGNARSSGKNMDAIKETKIIQSSSAYVDLGDLAKSLMPNGRLSRNVVAGIDFIKEKVDIHCDNIIMSPTITRRIWEGDFSHREVRKAFAQHGDSKLTLKKFVMFTMYQELTPDYPVDKCGHYYTVCINLRIQRFYVLDYLRWGDDETLRSHVEFFIENLKQTWLRHYESCKVQINDFPIEYVKTGKKGTTRDCGIYLLKYLAKWKGRKLPTLNKEIV comes from the exons ATGCGACAGGCTAGGGTCGTGCAGGCCCCTAATGCTGACGATGTTGATCCTCCAATAAAGGCTACAAAGCAGCAGCAAGCATTTTATGACATCATAAGGTGTTTTGGCAATGCACGGAGCAGTGGCAAAAACATGGATGCCATCAAAGA AACAAAAATTATCCAAAGCTCTTCGGCATACGTTGACCTAGGTGATCTTGCTAAGTCACTCATGCCCAATGGTAGACTGTCCCGGAATGTTGTTGCTGGTATTGATTTCATAAAAGAAAAAGTTGACATCCACTGCGACAATATTATCATGTCCCCAACCATTACCAGGAGAATCTGGGAGGGAGATTTCTCTCACCGTGAAGTCCGCAAAGCTTTTGCTCAGCATGGTGACTCGAAGCTCACATTGAAGAAATTT gtgatgtttaccatGTACCAAGAACTCACTCCCGATTACCCGGTGGACAAATGTGGGCATTACTACACCGTGTGCATCAACCTGAGGATACAACGATTTTATGTCCTTGACTATCTCCGTTGGGGAGATGACGAGACTCTTCGCTCGCATGTAGAGTTCTTCATTGAAAACTTGAAGCAGACCTGGTTGCGTCACTACGAGAGTTGTAAGGTGCAGATCAATGATTTTCCTATTGAGTACGTCaagacggggaagaaggggacaac TCGTGACTGTGGCATCTACCTACTCAAGTACCTTGCTAAATGGAAAGGAAGGAAGTTACCAACACTCAACAAGGAAATAGTATAA